A single Micromonospora luteifusca DNA region contains:
- a CDS encoding FUSC family protein: MVAAGRRGADGGAPAVVRLWERAVVTLGDRFRRVRAIGGLAVQAGLAAALSWFLARQLLNISQPVFAPISAVSTLAASVGQRLRRTVELIIGVTVGVLIGDLLLVVIGTGWWQLALIVVLAIVVALFLSGSAAVVIQAGATAVLICTLSPSIRDLEIPRFVDALIGGGMALLVTAVLLPLNPLRVLNRAARPVLDLLVTQLDATAEALAEGDAARARTARSELRQNKSQLKAFVEATQGAREASTLSPVHWRERHGPVGRYARAAEPIDRAMRNSGTLIRRSVSLIEDGEPVPESLPGAVADLAGAVRLLKRQFAAGDEPNRAREQALRAVQAAGRAYREGVGFSGAVVVAQVRTTVSDLLVASGLTQEEANHLVRGMFGDLRVPPDPHRD; the protein is encoded by the coding sequence CGCTCCGGCGGTCGTCCGACTCTGGGAACGCGCGGTGGTCACGCTGGGCGACCGGTTTCGTCGAGTACGCGCCATCGGCGGTCTCGCGGTGCAGGCCGGCCTGGCCGCGGCACTGTCCTGGTTCCTTGCGCGCCAACTGCTGAACATCTCGCAGCCGGTCTTCGCACCGATCTCCGCCGTCTCCACTCTCGCCGCGTCCGTTGGCCAACGGCTGCGCCGTACCGTCGAGCTGATCATCGGTGTCACCGTCGGGGTGCTGATCGGCGATCTGCTGCTCGTGGTGATCGGCACCGGGTGGTGGCAACTCGCGCTGATCGTCGTGCTGGCGATCGTGGTCGCCTTGTTCCTCTCGGGCAGTGCGGCGGTGGTGATCCAGGCCGGGGCGACGGCGGTGCTCATCTGCACGCTCAGCCCGTCCATCCGTGATCTGGAGATCCCCCGGTTCGTTGATGCGCTCATCGGGGGAGGGATGGCACTGCTGGTCACCGCCGTGTTGCTGCCGCTGAACCCGCTGCGGGTGCTCAACCGGGCCGCACGGCCGGTGTTGGATCTCCTCGTCACCCAGCTCGACGCCACCGCCGAGGCGCTGGCCGAAGGTGACGCCGCTCGTGCCCGGACCGCCCGCAGTGAGCTGCGGCAGAACAAGAGCCAACTGAAGGCGTTCGTCGAGGCGACCCAGGGGGCCCGAGAAGCCAGCACCCTGTCGCCGGTGCACTGGCGCGAACGGCACGGGCCGGTGGGCCGGTACGCGCGGGCGGCCGAGCCGATCGACCGGGCGATGCGCAACAGCGGAACCCTGATCCGGCGGTCCGTGTCGTTGATCGAGGACGGCGAACCGGTTCCGGAATCGCTGCCGGGAGCGGTGGCCGATCTCGCCGGGGCCGTCCGGTTGCTGAAGCGGCAGTTCGCCGCCGGTGATGAGCCAAACCGGGCGCGGGAGCAGGCGCTGCGGGCGGTCCAGGCGGCCGGTCGTGCCTACCGGGAGGGTGTCGGTTTCTCGGGTGCGGTGGTGGTGGCGCAGGTCCGGACGACAGTCAGTGACCTGCTGGTGGCCAGCGGGCTGACTCAGGAGGAGGCGAATCACCTGGTCCGGGGCATGTTCGGCGACCTGCGAGTGCCGCCCGACCCGCACCGGGACTG